In one window of Desulforhabdus amnigena DNA:
- a CDS encoding sulfatase: MTNNNSKESSIKNVVFIMLDTLQYNYLGCYGNKTVKTPNFDRFARNGILFENAYSEGLPTVPVRRAIMTGRFTLPVAGWQPLSHEDTTITDILWGRKVQTALIYDTPPMRLPKYGYSRGFDYVKFCPGHELDHTTYKDDPLDPGMQAIDYTSPTMVYNEKGEFIDDASKALLEEIDCFLRFRQNWRSEDDNYISVVAREADHWLRERRIKNRPFMLWVDSFDPHEPWDPPSVWTGEPCPYNPDYEGNPILLAPWTPVEGRITDAEAEHIRALYAENITLVDKQIGKLLDSIRDQGLWDETMIIITSDHGQPMGKGEHGHGIMRKCRPWPYEELVHVPLMMHIPGLDGGKRIKGFVQNVDIAPTILDALGLLEAESIDSGHGFPVYDALDMQGQSLLPLVSGEVDRIRDYAIAGYFGMSWSLITEDYSYIHWILKDASQRDYTSTSNPGKETMKDEAMWSCTAGAKQEVPDSDEMYDRRNDPFQLKNLIKEQPEKAEELLRQLKETIGELKSS; this comes from the coding sequence ATGACCAACAACAACAGTAAGGAAAGCTCTATCAAGAATGTTGTCTTCATTATGCTCGACACCCTTCAGTACAACTATCTGGGGTGTTATGGGAACAAAACGGTGAAGACTCCTAATTTCGACCGGTTTGCCCGCAATGGGATACTGTTCGAAAACGCTTACAGTGAGGGTCTGCCCACCGTTCCCGTTCGCCGCGCAATCATGACCGGCCGATTCACCCTGCCGGTCGCAGGCTGGCAACCGCTCTCCCATGAGGATACTACCATCACCGACATTCTCTGGGGCCGCAAGGTGCAGACCGCCCTGATTTACGACACCCCCCCCATGCGCCTTCCCAAGTATGGCTATTCCCGGGGATTCGACTACGTGAAGTTCTGCCCCGGACACGAACTCGATCACACCACTTACAAGGACGACCCCCTCGATCCCGGTATGCAGGCCATCGACTACACCTCCCCTACCATGGTCTACAACGAAAAGGGTGAGTTCATCGATGACGCCAGTAAGGCTCTTTTGGAGGAAATCGACTGCTTCCTGCGCTTCCGGCAGAACTGGCGCTCCGAAGACGACAACTACATCAGTGTGGTGGCCAGAGAAGCAGATCATTGGCTGCGCGAGAGGCGGATCAAGAACCGCCCCTTCATGCTCTGGGTTGATTCCTTCGATCCGCACGAACCCTGGGATCCACCGTCCGTGTGGACCGGTGAACCCTGCCCCTACAATCCCGATTACGAGGGAAACCCCATCCTTCTGGCTCCCTGGACCCCGGTGGAAGGGCGAATCACCGATGCCGAGGCGGAGCATATCCGCGCCCTCTACGCCGAAAACATCACCCTGGTGGACAAGCAGATCGGCAAGCTGCTCGACTCCATCAGAGATCAGGGTCTCTGGGACGAGACCATGATCATCATCACCTCCGATCACGGCCAGCCCATGGGCAAGGGGGAGCACGGCCACGGCATCATGCGCAAATGCCGCCCCTGGCCTTATGAGGAATTGGTGCATGTGCCCCTCATGATGCACATCCCCGGTCTGGATGGAGGCAAGCGCATCAAGGGCTTCGTGCAGAACGTCGATATCGCCCCCACCATTCTGGATGCGCTGGGATTGCTCGAGGCGGAAAGCATTGACAGCGGGCACGGATTTCCGGTCTACGACGCTTTGGACATGCAGGGCCAGAGCCTTTTGCCTCTCGTCAGCGGCGAGGTGGACAGGATCCGTGACTATGCCATTGCAGGGTACTTTGGCATGTCGTGGTCTCTCATCACTGAGGATTACAGCTACATCCACTGGATCCTCAAGGATGCCAGCCAGCGAGATTACACCAGCACCAGCAACCCCGGCAAGGAAACCATGAAGGACGAGGCCATGTGGTCATGTACGGCCGGAGCAAAACAGGAAGTACCCGATAGCGATGAAATGTACGATCGCCGCAACGATCCCTTTCAACTCAAGAACCTCATTAAGGAACAGCCTGAAAAGGCAGAGGAGCTGCTCCGGCAGCTGAAAGAAACTATCGGTGAATTGAAGAGTTCGTAG